A stretch of the Sorangium aterium genome encodes the following:
- a CDS encoding STAS domain-containing protein: MTQHYMSSRDPWEAAYLYSPEALFVADIDGTLSHWSESFGHTVGHAATPGTAFFQLFHDDDREAARAKWSVLLETPGAVELCGRVMTAGNVYASFSCVLRRAPHGQAVYGSLHPTSGAVDLPAAGPGKGEDADMLRALSDNLPVIVWSCDAAGVITRHDGRGLAGLGLKRGQLVGTNLFDVFASAPEGTENVRRALRGCPSHSMSHVPANNSFWENWMVPIQSPLGNVESVIGLSLDVSEAKRAEEELRLRLLQIQKQQEVIGKLSTPIIQVWDGVVALPMVGVVDSARTADVMQNLLDEIVRTSARYAILDLTGVEMVDTQVANHLIKLVNAIRLLGAGGIICGIRPSVAQTIVELGLDLDSMVTRSNLRAGIMFCINQMRQPATTPAANGSSGR, encoded by the coding sequence ATGACACAGCATTATATGAGTTCACGCGACCCGTGGGAGGCGGCCTATCTCTACTCCCCCGAGGCGCTGTTCGTAGCGGACATCGACGGCACGCTGTCGCACTGGAGCGAGTCATTCGGCCACACGGTCGGGCACGCGGCCACGCCGGGGACGGCGTTCTTCCAGCTCTTCCACGACGACGATCGCGAGGCGGCCCGGGCGAAGTGGTCTGTGCTTCTGGAGACGCCCGGGGCCGTCGAGCTCTGCGGGCGGGTGATGACGGCCGGGAACGTGTATGCGTCCTTCTCCTGCGTGCTGCGCAGAGCGCCGCACGGCCAGGCGGTCTACGGCTCGCTGCACCCGACGTCCGGCGCCGTCGATCTCCCCGCCGCCGGGCCCGGGAAGGGAGAGGACGCGGACATGCTCCGCGCCCTCTCCGACAACCTCCCTGTCATCGTCTGGTCATGCGACGCGGCGGGGGTCATCACCCGTCACGACGGGAGGGGCCTGGCGGGGCTCGGCCTCAAGCGGGGGCAGCTCGTCGGGACGAACCTCTTCGACGTCTTTGCCAGCGCTCCCGAAGGCACGGAGAACGTGAGGAGGGCGCTCCGCGGGTGTCCCTCCCATTCGATGAGCCACGTCCCCGCCAACAATTCGTTCTGGGAAAACTGGATGGTGCCGATCCAGAGCCCGCTCGGAAACGTCGAGTCCGTGATCGGGCTCTCGCTCGACGTCTCGGAGGCGAAGAGAGCGGAAGAGGAGCTCCGACTACGGCTGTTGCAGATCCAGAAGCAGCAGGAGGTCATCGGCAAGCTCTCGACGCCCATCATCCAGGTCTGGGACGGGGTGGTCGCGCTGCCCATGGTCGGCGTCGTCGACAGCGCGAGGACCGCCGACGTCATGCAGAACCTGCTCGACGAGATCGTCCGCACCAGCGCGCGGTATGCCATCCTGGATCTCACGGGCGTCGAGATGGTGGACACGCAGGTCGCGAATCACCTGATCAAGCTCGTGAACGCCATCCGGCTCCTCGGCGCGGGCGGGATCATCTGCGGCATCAGGCCGTCGGTCGCGCAGACGATCGTCGAGCTGGGCCTCGATCTGGACAGCATGGTCACGCGATCGAACCTGCGGGCTGGAATCATGTTCTGCATCAACCAGATGCGCCAGCCCGCGACGACGCCGGCGGCGAACGGCTCTTCGGGCCGCTGA
- a CDS encoding cytochrome P450 codes for MLSPGRTDQDSIPTAAGELPVLGHLPVLYRDAVGLLRRSRSALGPLFWVNLGFAQRRLFYVGADALDLLRAPEVVMDHPEHLKGIVGRSMAGQDGPMHRRMRSAINPSFSPQGFAKEASATMASAFAAKIDGWLQQESFAVHPAMRDLTLEIIFRICGVPIEDVPAWSRAYRELFLGVYPIPGRLPGMPAYRSDRARAWIDDRLRRLLALARRGGAAGSLVEMLSKARDDEGEPLSDQDIVDNLRAILLAGHETSASILAWIVIVLSRRSEVWSALCDEHTAAPDASVPMSAREADRFPVTNAIFREVLRMYTPVWFIFRTVTETITLNGRRIPRNTPLALSPAQFGYDSSLFPDPDRFDLSRWSDRSSPPGPLELAAFGGGPHFCLGYNVACIEALQLQFLLVRALRRAGLVPHLEGASPKHVYFPTGHPAAATRVVFRPS; via the coding sequence ATGCTCTCCCCGGGTCGAACCGACCAAGACAGCATCCCCACCGCGGCCGGAGAGCTGCCGGTGCTCGGTCACCTGCCCGTCCTTTACCGGGACGCCGTCGGCCTTCTGCGCCGCAGCAGGAGCGCGCTGGGTCCGCTCTTCTGGGTCAACCTCGGGTTCGCGCAACGTCGGCTCTTCTATGTGGGAGCCGACGCGCTCGATCTCCTGCGCGCGCCCGAGGTGGTCATGGACCATCCGGAGCACCTCAAGGGGATCGTGGGCCGCTCGATGGCTGGGCAGGACGGGCCGATGCACCGGCGCATGCGCTCGGCCATCAACCCCTCGTTCTCCCCGCAGGGGTTCGCCAAGGAGGCCTCCGCCACCATGGCCTCCGCGTTCGCTGCGAAGATCGATGGCTGGCTCCAGCAAGAGAGCTTCGCGGTCCATCCCGCCATGCGGGATCTGACCCTCGAGATCATCTTTCGAATCTGCGGGGTCCCGATAGAGGATGTGCCCGCCTGGAGCCGGGCCTATCGCGAGCTGTTCTTGGGTGTTTACCCGATCCCGGGTCGTCTGCCAGGCATGCCCGCGTACCGCTCGGATCGCGCGCGCGCCTGGATAGACGACCGCCTGCGGAGGCTCCTCGCGCTCGCTCGCCGGGGCGGCGCCGCGGGCTCTCTCGTCGAAATGCTCTCGAAGGCTCGCGACGACGAGGGCGAGCCCCTGTCGGACCAAGACATCGTCGACAACCTTCGCGCGATATTGCTCGCCGGGCACGAGACCAGCGCCTCCATCCTGGCCTGGATCGTCATCGTCCTGTCGCGCCGGAGCGAGGTGTGGAGCGCGCTCTGCGACGAGCACACGGCGGCGCCGGACGCGTCCGTGCCCATGTCCGCGAGAGAGGCGGACCGGTTCCCTGTCACCAACGCCATCTTCCGGGAGGTCCTGCGGATGTACACGCCGGTCTGGTTCATCTTCCGGACGGTCACCGAGACGATCACGCTGAACGGTAGGCGCATCCCTCGAAATACGCCGCTGGCCCTCAGCCCCGCGCAATTCGGTTATGATTCATCGCTGTTCCCGGACCCCGACCGCTTCGATCTGAGCCGCTGGAGCGATCGCTCTAGCCCACCGGGTCCGCTGGAGCTGGCCGCGTTCGGCGGGGGGCCGCACTTCTGTCTTGGATACAACGTCGCTTGCATCGAGGCGCTCCAGCTTCAGTTCCTCCTCGTCCGGGCGTTGCGCCGCGCCGGGCTCGTTCCACACTTGGAGGGCGCTTCGCCGAAGCACGTGTACTTCCCGACCGGGCATCCGGCGGCCGCGACACGGGTCGTCTTTCGCCCGAGCTGA
- a CDS encoding prenyltransferase/squalene oxidase repeat-containing protein, giving the protein MNTSPHSSPSDRALAGLRALVAELGRGGGSVSPSVYDTATVLMFDVFPEARESIIRWLLEQQRPDAGWGLSSVPRARDLPTLASIVALHPYRELMPQVRRACEGGLAFLRDQAAHWGTSLPDDIPVGLELLMPRLLDRASSLGLGVDWDPYRALIALGERRRALIGKARPAAGSAASHSWEGWGGGPSPDLIDVSGGVGHSPAATAAWLHASRDKAGLDGARAAAREYLLRASGATEVGIPGIVPTVWPIHRFEQAWVLYALRVLDLLDHPRLGDVARPQLLDLGAALRPEGIGMSDAFTQDGDITSTVIATLGELVAPRAIGTLRRFERGGMFITYANELQPSLTTNAHAIHALASCGEKASTPARYLLERQQPDGRWVGDKWHSSWLYTTSQVILALSHEGHVPAVKRGLEALLRAQGGDGGWGAGSAPTAAETAYAVLALRAARRNRELESMARSAWRRGCDWLMSNHDIGAGQEDLRWIGKELYCPARVDRAWVLGALLVSQPPWES; this is encoded by the coding sequence ATGAACACCTCGCCGCATTCGAGTCCTTCCGATCGCGCTCTGGCCGGGCTTCGCGCGCTGGTGGCGGAGCTCGGGCGAGGCGGAGGCTCCGTCAGTCCCTCGGTGTACGACACCGCCACCGTGCTGATGTTCGATGTCTTTCCCGAAGCCAGGGAGAGCATCATCCGGTGGCTTCTCGAGCAGCAGCGGCCGGACGCGGGCTGGGGGCTCTCGTCGGTGCCCCGCGCGCGCGATCTCCCGACGCTGGCGTCGATCGTGGCCCTCCATCCCTACCGCGAGCTCATGCCGCAGGTACGCCGCGCCTGCGAGGGGGGCCTGGCGTTCCTGCGCGACCAGGCAGCTCATTGGGGCACGTCCTTGCCGGACGACATCCCTGTCGGGCTGGAGCTGCTCATGCCCAGGCTCCTCGACCGGGCCTCCTCGCTCGGCCTCGGTGTCGATTGGGACCCGTACAGGGCCCTCATCGCGCTCGGCGAGCGACGCCGGGCCTTGATCGGCAAGGCCCGGCCGGCGGCCGGCAGCGCGGCGTCGCACTCCTGGGAGGGCTGGGGGGGCGGCCCCTCGCCTGACCTCATCGACGTGAGCGGCGGCGTCGGGCACAGCCCCGCGGCCACAGCGGCCTGGCTCCACGCATCTCGGGACAAGGCCGGCCTCGATGGCGCACGAGCGGCGGCGCGCGAGTACCTGCTCCGAGCGAGCGGCGCTACCGAGGTCGGAATTCCCGGCATCGTCCCCACGGTGTGGCCCATTCACCGGTTCGAGCAGGCCTGGGTCCTGTACGCACTGCGGGTCCTCGATCTGCTCGACCATCCCCGGCTGGGCGACGTGGCGCGGCCGCAGCTGCTCGACCTCGGCGCCGCGCTTCGCCCCGAGGGCATCGGCATGAGCGACGCGTTCACTCAGGATGGCGACATCACATCGACGGTCATCGCCACCCTGGGAGAGCTCGTGGCGCCTCGCGCCATCGGGACGCTGCGGCGCTTCGAGCGAGGGGGGATGTTCATCACGTACGCGAACGAGCTGCAGCCCTCGCTCACGACGAATGCACACGCGATCCACGCCCTCGCGTCCTGCGGGGAGAAGGCGTCGACGCCAGCGCGGTACCTCCTCGAGCGCCAGCAGCCGGACGGGCGGTGGGTTGGCGACAAATGGCACAGCTCCTGGCTCTACACGACCAGCCAGGTCATCTTGGCCCTCTCGCACGAGGGGCACGTGCCCGCGGTGAAGCGCGGCCTGGAGGCGCTGCTGCGCGCCCAGGGTGGCGATGGCGGCTGGGGAGCCGGCAGCGCGCCCACCGCGGCAGAGACGGCGTACGCCGTGCTCGCGCTCCGCGCCGCACGAAGGAACCGCGAGCTCGAATCCATGGCGCGGAGCGCCTGGCGACGGGGGTGCGACTGGCTGATGTCGAACCATGACATCGGCGCCGGCCAGGAAGATCTCCGCTGGATCGGCAAGGAGCTGTATTGCCCGGCCCGGGTGGACCGCGCGTGGGTCCTCGGCGCGCTCCTCGTGTCGCAACCGCCATGGGAAAGCTAG
- a CDS encoding tetratricopeptide repeat protein, with protein MSASPASAPRAARPARGQAAAGARALRERALCHLSMGMLGEARSDAGEALALVERELGPADPEAAGALLVLWRIAAASGDPPAAEAHARRAVLALARARRGGEIKRLRVHAWLALAATARLQGRYADAAARARRALRLAEAAFGTRDVEVAACLNELAMSCKYRARFAEGARLYRRAIRVLERAHGPDHPDLAPLLHNLGGLEHARGRAARGEPFARRSVALREAALGPEHPLVAEDAAALAAILDAQGKRSEAAALYRRALAIFERAYGPAHHEVAFTTSNLAALLCAEGELDAAARLFRKAIGTMEGLLGPTHPDLAMALNNLGVLRLRQGRRASARRLLERALSIYMATLGPGHPTTAACRENLAEAGPAGSIVA; from the coding sequence GTGAGCGCCTCCCCCGCGTCCGCCCCTCGCGCGGCGCGGCCGGCCCGGGGACAGGCCGCCGCGGGCGCCCGCGCCCTCCGCGAGCGCGCCCTCTGTCATCTCTCCATGGGCATGCTCGGCGAGGCCCGCTCGGATGCGGGCGAGGCGCTCGCGCTCGTCGAGCGGGAGCTCGGGCCCGCCGACCCGGAGGCAGCGGGCGCGCTGCTCGTGCTCTGGCGGATCGCGGCGGCGTCCGGCGACCCTCCCGCCGCCGAGGCGCACGCGCGCCGCGCCGTCCTCGCGCTCGCGCGGGCGCGGCGGGGCGGCGAGATCAAGCGGCTCCGCGTCCACGCATGGCTCGCCCTGGCCGCGACCGCGCGGCTCCAGGGCCGCTACGCAGACGCGGCGGCGCGCGCCCGCCGCGCGCTCCGGCTGGCCGAGGCCGCCTTCGGCACTCGCGACGTCGAGGTCGCCGCCTGCCTCAACGAGCTGGCGATGAGCTGCAAGTACCGCGCGCGCTTCGCCGAGGGGGCGCGGCTCTACCGCCGGGCGATCCGCGTCCTCGAGCGGGCCCACGGACCGGATCACCCCGATCTCGCGCCGCTGCTCCACAACCTCGGCGGGCTCGAGCACGCTCGCGGCCGGGCGGCCCGCGGAGAGCCGTTCGCGCGCCGCTCGGTCGCGCTGCGGGAGGCGGCGCTCGGACCCGAGCACCCGCTCGTCGCCGAGGACGCGGCCGCGCTCGCGGCCATCCTCGACGCGCAGGGCAAGCGCAGCGAGGCGGCGGCGCTCTACCGGCGCGCGCTCGCCATCTTCGAGCGCGCGTACGGCCCCGCGCACCACGAGGTCGCCTTCACCACGAGCAACCTCGCCGCCCTGCTCTGCGCCGAGGGCGAGCTCGACGCCGCAGCGCGCCTGTTCCGCAAGGCGATCGGGACGATGGAGGGGCTCCTCGGCCCGACCCACCCCGACCTGGCGATGGCGCTCAACAACCTCGGTGTGCTGCGCCTCCGGCAGGGCAGGCGAGCGTCGGCGCGCCGGCTGCTGGAGCGGGCGCTCTCCATCTACATGGCGACGCTCGGCCCGGGCCACCCGACGACCGCGGCCTGCCGGGAGAACCTGGCGGAGGCGGGTCCTGCCGGCTCGATCGTGGCCTGA
- a CDS encoding HPP family protein encodes MAERDRQSTPAAAEPWGSGRGYGPISPRHPLGGEMTDVVRGIFTRLRLPWLLQRYSKIPVLAVFSCVNGFVSIGLMAALAVVTKSPFVFPSLGPTAFLFFYTPTAASAAPRTTILGHSIGIAVAYMSLLITGLTHAGPATATGVTLARAIAAALSLGLTAGLMVLARAPHPPAGATTLIVSLGILSRPPMLLVLLGGVVLLTLQAIVINRLAGVDYPLWAPRQARPEQDPPPPP; translated from the coding sequence ATGGCAGAGAGAGACAGGCAATCGACCCCCGCGGCGGCGGAGCCGTGGGGAAGCGGGCGCGGCTACGGTCCGATCTCGCCGCGGCACCCGCTCGGCGGCGAGATGACGGACGTCGTGCGCGGCATCTTCACGCGCCTCAGGCTCCCGTGGCTCCTCCAGCGTTACTCGAAGATACCGGTGCTCGCGGTCTTCAGCTGCGTGAACGGGTTCGTGAGCATCGGCCTGATGGCAGCCCTCGCCGTGGTGACGAAGTCGCCCTTCGTCTTTCCGTCGCTCGGGCCAACGGCCTTCCTGTTCTTTTACACTCCAACGGCGGCGTCGGCCGCGCCGCGCACCACCATCCTCGGGCACAGCATCGGCATCGCGGTCGCGTACATGAGCCTGCTCATCACCGGGCTCACGCACGCAGGTCCGGCGACCGCGACCGGCGTGACCCTCGCGCGCGCCATCGCCGCGGCGCTCTCGCTGGGGCTCACGGCCGGCCTCATGGTGCTCGCCCGCGCGCCACACCCTCCCGCGGGCGCGACGACCCTCATCGTCTCGCTGGGCATCCTGTCCCGGCCTCCGATGCTCCTCGTGCTCCTCGGCGGGGTCGTCCTGCTCACGCTCCAGGCCATCGTCATCAATCGCCTCGCCGGCGTCGACTACCCGCTGTGGGCCCCGCGGCAGGCGCGCCCGGAGCAGGATCCGCCGCCGCCTCCTTGA
- a CDS encoding SDR family NAD(P)-dependent oxidoreductase → MSSNKATVVVGVGPGLGAAVSRRFAREGFSVGLMARTAAACEAVQREIEGAGGRALSVPGDATDAASVAAAFARVEESLGPVEVLIYNASVFRVAGALELTPRELEDDWKINCLGGFLSAQAALPGMLQRGRGTILFTGATASLRGGARFAALAVGKAGLRALAQSLARELGPRGIHVAHVVIDGLIDTPRVRAMMPGRTAATLLSPEALAETYFQLHAQAPSAWTLEIDVRPSEEKF, encoded by the coding sequence ATGAGCTCGAACAAGGCAACGGTCGTCGTCGGCGTCGGCCCAGGACTCGGGGCCGCGGTGTCGAGGCGCTTCGCGCGCGAGGGGTTCTCCGTCGGCCTCATGGCCCGGACGGCCGCCGCGTGTGAGGCGGTGCAGCGGGAGATCGAGGGCGCCGGAGGGCGCGCCTTGAGCGTCCCGGGGGACGCCACCGACGCGGCCTCCGTCGCGGCGGCCTTCGCGCGCGTGGAGGAGTCGCTCGGGCCGGTCGAGGTGCTGATCTACAACGCCAGCGTGTTCCGCGTGGCCGGCGCGCTGGAGCTCACGCCGCGAGAGCTCGAGGACGACTGGAAGATCAACTGCCTCGGCGGCTTCCTGAGCGCGCAGGCGGCGCTGCCCGGCATGCTCCAGCGCGGCCGAGGGACGATCCTCTTCACGGGCGCCACCGCCTCGCTCCGCGGCGGAGCCCGCTTCGCGGCCCTCGCCGTCGGCAAAGCCGGCCTGCGCGCCCTCGCGCAGTCGCTCGCGCGCGAGCTCGGCCCGCGCGGCATCCACGTGGCGCACGTCGTCATCGACGGGCTGATCGACACCCCGCGGGTCCGCGCCATGATGCCCGGGAGGACGGCCGCCACCCTGCTATCGCCGGAGGCGCTGGCAGAGACCTACTTCCAGCTCCACGCCCAGGCGCCGAGCGCCTGGACCCTCGAGATCGACGTGCGCCCGTCGGAGGAGAAGTTCTGA